The Acropora muricata isolate sample 2 chromosome 4, ASM3666990v1, whole genome shotgun sequence genome contains the following window.
AATCTCCATTGCAGTGATAAAAATTTCAGTTCGATTGGACATGACGCTTGATCTCCTCCAGTTCAAATACTCGTTGCAGTGGTCCAATAGCTTTGCAAAGTTCCACGATGAGTCATCTGCATGTTTGGTTACATTCTTTCGGCAGAATTCTTCACTCTTAGGAGGAATAATTTCAAAGTAATGTGACATTAAAAACTCTATCAAGGCTCATTTGACGAAGCTATTAGGGGTCTCGCTCAAGACCGATATGAAGGTGACCTGTAGTTGTCTGGAGTTGACAACACTCACGTGAACTGGATGGACGAAGACGTTTTGGCTCCATTCATTCCACGAGCAGTTCGGCCCATCTCTTACATCGCGAATAAAACCATGCTGTTATTTAGAAGCGAACAACTTTGTTTCAAAATACTCGTAAAAGGCGATATTTACAGCCCTTATAAGAGTCAgactttcaaatctttttctttcttttcattgcttGGGAAAATTACGCATTTGAGAGACGAAAAACTCAAGACAATTTGCACACAAATATCAACACTCACCGGATCCCGTTTGTTTGAACGCACTGGGCACATCACAGACTTGTTCACGGCAATTTCACCTTTTCTGATCTTGACGGCAACGTCTTTGACAATGGTTCCGTCTTTCAACGGGTCTTCGAAAGATAAGGTCAGGTTTTCGTTGTAGTCAAAGCCATTGTTCTGAATCCAGTACCCAGCATCCAAAAGATCCTTAGAGGACTCCAGCGATTCCTTCAAAACCGGATTTGCTGGAGTCACAGGCATGTGATCACCATTATCAACACGATTCTCACCGATCCCTGAAGATGTATTATGACATCTAACAGTGTCATCATAGAGATCGTCATTGGGGTTGATTGAGGGGAGAGCAGACAACATTTGTGAGTTCGAACCGTCATAGCAATCGGCAGGCGAAAACTCTATACGCAGTGCAGGCCACTCTTTGAATTGTCCAAGGCAAACCACCATTGATTGGTAGCTTTGGATTGATTCATTATTGGCCTTTTCATTTTTACTTCTATTTCTGATATGGTCTCTGCTGGTGATCAAGTCTGGAGGCATCCAGTAAGCTTCGTTTCTGGTCTGGTTTCCATTGGCGATTAAGTCTGGGGATatacagttagcttcgtttccggtaTGGTTTCCACTGGTGATTAAGTCTAGGGATGCATAGTTATCTTCTTTTCCGGTATCGTTTCCATTGGCGATCAAGTCGCAGGATatacagttagcttcgtttccggtaTGATTTTCACTGGTAATGAAGTCTGGGGATATACAGTAAGCTTCGTTTCCGGTATGGTTTCCATTGGTGATCAAGTATGGGGGTTTACAGTAAGATTGGTTTCCGGTATGGTTTGCAGTAAGTACATTTTTATCAGGGGATTTCCGCTCATAGCCAGATAAAATTTCCGTTTCTTTTGAGGATAAGTCCATCTCCAGACTGAACAAGCTACGATTTGCAAACTGAAAGAAGGAAAACGGGTATctaatttaaattaaaacattaaatgGTTGATTGATTCTGAGTCAATATCGATCATGTTGTACAACAGTTTCAATTAATCATTCTGCAGGAGCAATCAACTAATCTACAGTTTACAGCTTTAGTACAAACTAACAAAGCACCATCGCTTTCTGTTTTCCTTTACACTTCCCAGTCAGTTATTGAGGTGAAAGGAAAATGATGTGACATCAAGCACTTTACAAACATTACAAAACGGTTTGCAAATCGTCCACACTGAATTCCTGTCAGTACTTTCTTCTTGCACTCATCCCTTGTGAAGTCTCACTGCTTTCGATTTATCGTTCACAAATACACTGGGGTCTCCCAAAAACGGTGTCCTTGCCTGGACTTTTATAAACTTAACTCTTATTTAATATCACAAACATTTAACACAAACTCCCTAACTTACATCGTTAACTGGGTGTTGATCAAATCTTGTCACGGTCCTAAGAGTGAACATGCCCTGGTTGATATCCCTTGGCCATTCGATGCCAATGTACAGCCATTTCAACAGGGACTCTGCAGCCGTCAAAAAACTGGTATACGCCTTTTCAAACCAGCTAGAGCAGTTTTTAGTAGATTCCGTCAGGACAGATGGTTCTTCTTCCAACGGAGTGTTTGATTTCAATTCCTGAGGATTTGTCATTTCGCTCTGCAGAGAGCAAATATAAAGACGAATCATTGAACCACTTTTCTGATCAAAACTGTTCATTAGACGACAGTGTACAGTTCGAAATATATAGAGAAATCAATGACCTTCTCTTCACGGTTAGAGTCCAAGAGGGTATGATATTTCCGTCTAAAAGAAAGATTCAACTTATAGACTATGAATGGATTATATCTTTCAGAATCGAAATACttacttttttcattttagatTTTTCGGGTGTATAGATTGTAGAGACACTGTTGATTCTGTTTCTTGAATCAACTTTCACGGACAGAAGCAAGTCAATTGAGGTAAGGTGCACCTCAATGGTAGCATCCATGTTTCTAAAATCTTTACTGATAGTAAAGGACCGCAGCAATACATTCCCTCCATCAGAGGAACCAATTTCTCCTGCCGAAAATATGAAGAAAAGAATGTTGAGGTATTTCAGAAAACGCGTGGAATGCGCGCGCCAATGCAAGTTGGAACCCACGTTATCGGCCCTGCACCATGTGTCTACGAATACATTGGTCAGTGGACAAAACCGAGGAGCCTTGGGAAACTTAGCAACCACCTAAGTAAGCTCTTGTTTGGTTTGGTTTGTTTTCCAAGTTGGCCATagcaacaaaaccaattttCCTTGATAACTCTTTCCGAGAATGAAACATTAAATGCACACCTTTCAACCCTTTCCGTTAAACTAAAACAATTGCTTTAATTAGGAAATCCGATACAACACACAACGATTCGATAACTTCGAACGATAAGCGTTGAAATTGCGTTTTTCGTTTAAAGCTTACGCTACGCGGGAAAATTGAGCAACTGTGAATTCGTGATTTAAACTATCCTTACCTTCATAGGTGGGATTTTCCGCGGCAAATGAGCTTTGCAGCAGTAATAGGAACACAATCGATAACAGaaaagacattttcatcttctccCGAATCACTTTTCTCCTTCCACGACGCAACACAATTGAGCTTTCAACACGTTGCCGAACGGAGCGAAAAACAATTAGACGTCACAAAGGCAGATCCCAAGTGTTAGTGCGCGCTCATCAATTCGAACATGCAACGGTTCTCATGTAAAATGAATTAAAGAACACTTACCAGCTTACAAGTTACCGAAAAAGCTAAGACTAAAGCTCCTTTGAGGAATAGGTGACCCTTATGTAGTCGATGGTTTCTGCCTACGTGACGAGGTGCAGTTCAAACGATGCTTTTATCGAAAATGCCCCAAAAGAAGGATGTTGGTAAAAACCGTGACGGTCGAACATCCGTGACAGTCAAAATGGGTAAAACCCGTGACCGTACAGTCCGTGACATATACGTGACGGATCCGTGACAAATCTCTGTTAGAATGGACCGCCTACAGAgggctataatccgtgacggatggagactaatattctctttaaaaaccaaagtttttgctgaaatccgtgacggatggagactaaatttGCTTAAAAACTAGCCTGCGTGGCCGGCGTAATCGGGGAAGGGAGCGGGGAGCcgagaaaaaattttttctcggctcccctcccccttccccgattacgccggccacgcaggctacttaaagggacacagtcaacTTTGAGACCGCGCCaccctggacactagttttctaactttgaaaagggaaaaattatttgcaggcttgttaTGCGATTCcgcatagaccactttcatgaATGGAagtactggcctcactttggttaaGACATTCtattgaattttgcccatggcggCTAGGTTAggaaggcttattagcattaataCAAAAGAATGTTGAATTGGATCGCCATCATGGAAGAGGTCTATTAACCTCGGTTTGTGTTGGGATGCTGTCTTACGCCAAGAGAGACCTTGGACCGTTCCAGACACGTTCTCTGATTGGAAAACGAAACATAAGATGACATAACACAAGGAATGCCCCTTACATGATAAAAATAGAAGCTAAAGGTCACAGGGATACAGATCACTCTTCCCCGTGGAAGAAGTACGTGAGAGTCTCATTTTACTTTAGGGAGAGGTATACAAGACAGCGAGCGGAGGTCACTCCATTCAGTTTACGGAAGTTGAGACCTTGAAAACAAGATCAGACCAGCTTTCGAGTCCCGGAAGGTTAGTATAGCAGCGAATCCGCCGAAATTcgcgttcagtgtgcaaacgtCCTAACCAGTCGTCATCGGGTGAAACTCAGGTCCAGAGTATTAATGTTCTCTCCTGTCAGGACACGCAATTTGGCGAAACATGTCGGTTGATTATGATAGGCAGCTTAAGAAACGACGGCGTCGACGAACGCTAGAACGTTATCTGCAATACTTTTAGTTTTTCCAAGTCGTTTTGCCCCTTAAAGTGTGTTCTTGGATGTAAGTTGTTATCAACCGTTTGGAGatataaagaaaaaattgcaaatttgtcatgTCTTGACATCAttcacacaactgtaaaacagatcatttcacgttGATTGAATGAGCacggctgcgaaatgtacaagaatgaaaaatgcacgtgcaaagcgtgcaaaaattacTGCTTTTATAATCGCTAAATAGTATGTAAATTTATAACGTTCTTGTCGTCGTAATGAATAATTAGGGAGTTAAAGAACTACGACGCcacggtaacgaaaacgtcgctcaaccTTGCATGTTCAAGTTTGTCCATCTTTTCCATCGTTATgtaaatttgtttaacttttgaaagctagcggaactacccaggaactgaatttagaggcgCGGCGTAAAAGCCAGGGAAGAAAATTCAAGTTGGC
Protein-coding sequences here:
- the LOC136913637 gene encoding uncharacterized protein, producing MSFLLSIVFLLLLQSSFAAENPTYEGEIGSSDGGNVLLRSFTISKDFRNMDATIEVHLTSIDLLLSVKVDSRNRINSVSTIYTPEKSKMKKSEMTNPQELKSNTPLEEEPSVLTESTKNCSSWFEKAYTSFLTAAESLLKWLYIGIEWPRDINQGMFTLRTVTRFDQHPVNDFANRSLFSLEMDLSSKETEILSGYERKSPDKNVLTANHTGNQSYCKPPYLITNGNHTGNEAYCISPDFITSENHTGNEANCISCDLIANGNDTGKEDNYASLDLITSGNHTGNEANCISPDLIANGNQTRNEAYWMPPDLITSRDHIRNRSKNEKANNESIQSYQSMVVCLGQFKEWPALRIEFSPADCYDGSNSQMLSALPSINPNDDLYDDTVRCHNTSSGIGENRVDNGDHMPVTPANPVLKESLESSKDLLDAGYWIQNNGFDYNENLTLSFEDPLKDGTIVKDVAVKIRKGEIAVNKSVMCPVRSNKRDPSEEFCRKNVTKHADDSSWNFAKLLDHCNEYLNWRRSSVMSNRTEIFITAMEICMAGSNKTGPETKVCALKDTQGTSDSPWRITKWWNVWAYEEWRKGNVSVQTDPQDNVMAKVPINESLFCPLNPTQRSSESTPWLTMNMHNKIVDITRWITSNEILLKACNFTSYYWASFETILIHWTWQNTFDVMITFWMTDYCFMAVYVTIAYIKEIMRRRRDARQLERELEQAKEEEELERELVEEERAQASGSQSEPAQGSVPPRENKKHSSSNKEEEELQRKLVEEECAQASGSQSEPAQGSGPPRKNKKHSSSNTEEEELQRKRVEKERAQASGSQSKPAKGSGPSRKNKKHYSSNKEEKELQRKLVEEERAQASGSQSKPAPGSRRPPKKNSKKHYSSNKKQTWK